A genomic segment from Anaerobaca lacustris encodes:
- a CDS encoding RNA polymerase sigma factor, with amino-acid sequence MELEKDSYYVERCLDGHPDDFRHLVRRYQPVLLAHLAGKLGSRDRAEEAAQETLVRAYFNMSRLRSPQKFLSWLLGIGERVAKEQQRKESVRRQRELVRVSSQEAAEPELSEDCGLEAAVAALREPYRQVILLRYYSTLSCARIADQLEMPLGTVTKTLSRAYVLLRQAMQQRQQIHEVQ; translated from the coding sequence ATGGAACTGGAAAAGGACAGCTACTATGTGGAACGTTGTTTGGATGGCCATCCAGACGACTTCCGGCATCTCGTGCGGCGGTATCAGCCAGTCCTGCTGGCCCACTTAGCCGGCAAGTTGGGCAGCAGGGACCGTGCCGAGGAGGCCGCCCAGGAGACCCTGGTGCGGGCCTACTTCAACATGAGCAGGCTCAGGAGCCCGCAGAAGTTCCTTTCCTGGCTGCTGGGCATCGGCGAACGCGTCGCCAAAGAGCAGCAGCGCAAAGAGAGCGTGCGAAGACAGCGTGAACTTGTGCGGGTTTCATCACAAGAGGCCGCCGAACCCGAGTTGTCTGAGGATTGTGGCCTCGAAGCGGCCGTCGCGGCGCTGCGCGAGCCCTACCGCCAGGTGATTCTCTTACGCTATTACAGCACCCTGTCCTGTGCCCGGATCGCCGATCAGCTCGAAATGCCCCTGGGCACCGTCACCAAAACGCTCTCACGAGCCTACGTCCTGCTGCGCCAGGCCATGCAGCAGCGGCAGCAAATTCACGAGGTGCAATGA